A single Agrococcus sp. ARC_14 DNA region contains:
- a CDS encoding TetR family transcriptional regulator, whose protein sequence is MTTRDEILQAALERFARFGYLGSSIQQIADDVGTSKSSVLYHFDSKEALLEAAMQPAIDALGTLVAALPELHAEKAAAAPALVTRFVDTLMQHSAAVSIFVTQRGALHDVPAIDRGRAIVDRIASTLVEEAPTTRMLTRLSIGLAGVAFILADPIDSAPEHPSHAEMRDIFIETLIELCTPEENV, encoded by the coding sequence GTGACCACTCGTGACGAGATCCTCCAGGCCGCGCTCGAGCGCTTCGCTCGCTTCGGCTACCTCGGCAGCTCGATCCAGCAGATCGCCGACGATGTCGGCACCTCGAAGTCGTCGGTGCTCTACCACTTCGACTCGAAGGAGGCGCTGCTCGAGGCCGCGATGCAGCCGGCCATCGACGCGCTCGGCACGCTCGTCGCGGCGCTGCCCGAGCTGCATGCAGAGAAGGCGGCCGCTGCCCCAGCACTCGTCACGCGCTTCGTCGACACGCTCATGCAGCACTCGGCGGCGGTCTCCATCTTCGTCACCCAGCGCGGCGCGCTGCACGACGTGCCCGCGATCGACCGCGGCAGGGCGATCGTCGACCGCATCGCCAGCACGCTCGTCGAAGAGGCGCCCACCACGCGCATGCTCACGCGCCTCTCGATCGGCCTCGCCGGGGTGGCGTTCATCCTCGCCGACCCGATCGACAGCGCACCGGAGCATCCCAGCCATGCCGAGATGCGCGACATCTTCATCGAGACGCTCATCGAGCTCTGCACCCCTGAGGAGAACGTCTGA
- a CDS encoding regulator: MIGIAVSAPLEREDAIVREAARHGHRVAIRAATAADLIERLAARPVDADPPIDLVLVVADERHVSRDLVHTCDERGMRLLALADDAAERARAQALGVDAVAWSDGFAGIEAQARPSADAAGEPAHARGRVVTVWGPAGAPGRSTAAIALAAELVLLGQRVALVDADTTSASIAPALGLLDESPGFAAAARLARAGSLTVDELDRISQQVPTMGGTVRVLTGIGRASRWPELGGDRVAEVLDRCRDWADTTVVDVAASLERDEEISSDLFAPRRHAATLAALEAADEVVVIAGGDAVGIARLVRALPELRELVPQASVRVVVNKVRAAAIGIAPERAVQETLRRLAAVTPEACWPFDARAADAALLEGRPLVDVAGRSRLRRRVQELATGLVPAAAPASRASLRAAERPKRRWLPALR; the protein is encoded by the coding sequence GTGATCGGCATCGCGGTCTCCGCGCCGCTCGAGCGAGAGGATGCGATCGTCCGCGAGGCGGCCCGCCACGGCCACCGCGTCGCGATCCGCGCTGCGACCGCCGCCGACCTCATCGAGCGGCTCGCCGCCCGGCCGGTCGATGCCGATCCGCCCATCGACCTCGTGCTCGTCGTCGCCGACGAGCGGCACGTCAGTCGCGACCTCGTGCACACCTGCGACGAGCGCGGGATGCGACTGCTGGCGCTCGCCGACGACGCGGCCGAGCGCGCCAGGGCCCAGGCGCTCGGCGTCGATGCGGTCGCCTGGAGCGACGGCTTCGCGGGCATCGAGGCGCAGGCACGACCGTCGGCGGATGCGGCGGGCGAGCCCGCGCACGCGCGCGGGCGCGTCGTCACGGTCTGGGGTCCGGCCGGCGCTCCCGGTCGCTCGACCGCGGCCATCGCACTCGCCGCGGAGCTCGTGCTCCTCGGGCAGCGGGTCGCGCTCGTGGACGCCGACACGACCAGCGCCTCGATCGCGCCCGCGCTCGGCCTGCTCGACGAGTCGCCGGGGTTCGCGGCCGCGGCGCGGCTCGCCAGGGCCGGGAGCCTGACCGTCGACGAGCTCGATCGCATCAGCCAGCAAGTGCCGACCATGGGCGGCACGGTGCGGGTGCTGACGGGCATCGGCCGAGCAAGCCGCTGGCCAGAGCTGGGTGGCGACCGGGTCGCCGAGGTGCTCGACCGCTGCCGCGACTGGGCCGACACGACCGTCGTCGATGTCGCAGCCAGCCTCGAACGCGACGAGGAGATCTCGAGCGACCTGTTCGCCCCGCGCAGGCACGCGGCGACGCTCGCGGCGCTCGAGGCGGCCGACGAGGTGGTCGTGATCGCGGGCGGCGACGCCGTCGGCATCGCCAGGCTCGTGCGCGCACTGCCAGAGCTGCGCGAGCTCGTGCCGCAGGCGAGCGTGCGCGTGGTCGTGAACAAGGTGCGCGCCGCCGCGATCGGCATCGCGCCGGAGCGGGCCGTCCAGGAGACCCTGCGCAGGCTCGCCGCCGTCACGCCAGAGGCCTGCTGGCCGTTCGACGCCCGGGCCGCCGACGCAGCGCTGCTCGAAGGGCGGCCGCTCGTCGATGTCGCGGGCCGCTCGCGGCTGCGACGGCGCGTGCAGGAGCTCGCGACCGGCCTCGTCCCGGCCGCGGCCCCGGCGAGCCGAGCATCGCTGCGCGCAGCCGAGCGGCCCAAGCGCCGATGGCTGCCCGCGCTACGCTGA
- a CDS encoding PfkB family carbohydrate kinase, with amino-acid sequence MNDVVVIGDALVDEVGGASIVGGAALNVAVGLLRLGVPSLLIAMVGDDPAGTLVREHCAAHGVELLATAAPHGTAVASAVRDGDTMRYDFNAAGTRRFVDLTGLEPVLEAARLVVVSCLALEHDAQLAPLLALSRSRERLLIDPNARPGYLQAEGARERFAAGLDRLAARALLVKLSDEDAELVYGEDASETASRWLGAGAGAVAITRGPDGARIATAHGWVDALVPQLAAPVIDTIGAGDSVLASLTASVTLGEHADGWAAPLERAMAVGAATTRAAGGLLQLPG; translated from the coding sequence GTGAACGACGTCGTCGTCATCGGCGACGCGCTCGTCGATGAGGTCGGCGGCGCGTCGATCGTCGGCGGCGCGGCGCTCAACGTCGCGGTCGGGCTGCTGCGGCTCGGCGTGCCCTCGCTGCTGATCGCCATGGTCGGCGACGACCCGGCCGGCACGCTCGTGCGCGAGCACTGCGCGGCGCACGGGGTGGAGCTGCTGGCGACGGCAGCGCCGCACGGCACTGCCGTCGCGAGCGCCGTGCGCGATGGCGACACCATGCGCTACGACTTCAACGCCGCCGGCACGCGGCGCTTCGTCGACCTGACCGGGCTCGAGCCCGTGCTCGAGGCCGCTCGCCTGGTGGTCGTCTCCTGCCTCGCGCTCGAGCATGACGCCCAGCTCGCGCCGCTGCTGGCGCTGTCGCGCTCGCGCGAGCGGCTGCTCATCGACCCCAACGCCCGGCCCGGCTACCTGCAGGCCGAGGGCGCACGGGAGCGCTTCGCCGCCGGGCTCGATCGGCTGGCGGCCCGCGCACTGCTCGTGAAGCTGAGCGACGAGGATGCCGAGCTCGTCTACGGCGAGGACGCCAGCGAGACCGCCTCCCGCTGGCTCGGCGCTGGCGCCGGCGCGGTGGCGATCACGCGCGGCCCGGACGGTGCCCGCATCGCGACCGCCCACGGCTGGGTCGACGCCCTCGTGCCGCAGCTCGCGGCGCCCGTCATCGACACCATCGGCGCCGGCGACAGCGTGCTCGCCTCCCTCACCGCATCCGTGACCCTTGGCGAGCATGCAGACGGATGGGCGGCCCCGCTCGAGCGCGCGATGGCCGTCGGCGCCGCCACCACGCGAGCCGCCGGAGGGCTGCTGCAGCTGCCGGGATGA
- the bcp gene encoding thioredoxin-dependent thiol peroxidase: MTHLEPGMTAPDFTLPDQDGRPVTLSGLRGRKAIVYFYPQALTSACQQQACDFRDRLPDLSAHGYAVLGISRDPLERLARAHEQDGLTFPLLSDEDLAVHRAWDTFGEKNSYGRVVLGVRRSTFVLDEQGVITHAFYNTKAKGHLEMLQKRLGFSG, translated from the coding sequence ATGACGCATCTCGAGCCCGGCATGACCGCCCCCGACTTCACGCTGCCCGACCAGGACGGCCGCCCCGTGACCCTCTCGGGGCTGCGCGGCCGCAAGGCGATCGTGTACTTCTACCCGCAAGCGCTCACGAGTGCCTGCCAGCAGCAGGCCTGCGACTTCCGCGACCGGCTGCCCGACCTCTCGGCGCACGGCTACGCCGTCCTCGGCATCTCCCGCGACCCGCTCGAGCGCCTCGCCCGGGCGCACGAGCAGGATGGCCTGACGTTTCCGCTGCTGAGCGACGAGGACCTCGCCGTGCACCGCGCGTGGGACACCTTCGGCGAGAAGAACAGCTACGGCCGTGTCGTCCTCGGCGTGCGACGCTCGACCTTCGTGCTCGACGAGCAGGGTGTCATCACGCACGCCTTCTACAACACGAAGGCGAAGGGGCACCTGGAGATGCTGCAGAAGCGGTTGGGGTTCTCGGGCTGA
- the mca gene encoding mycothiol conjugate amidase Mca: MRRLLAVHAHPDDESSKGAATLARYAAEGADVTVVSCTGGESGSVLNERFELGHRAARDMTGVRRLEMAAAQAALGIGHAWLGYVDSGMPDEGEPLRALSFATIPLEISGRPLVRLIRRLMPQVVVTYDQTGGYPHPDHIRCHEVTMWAVEHAAAGLPELGEPWEVQKLYFDRSMSGARLHALLTALEATSPDDDRLPFMREWAERLGTRGDTMTTRIDVGAHLDARDVALRAHASQVDPESRFFFWPNELLRQVWPTDDYELVRSRVQGEPQEDDLFAGVEED; the protein is encoded by the coding sequence GTGCGACGACTGCTCGCAGTGCATGCGCACCCGGACGACGAGTCGAGCAAGGGGGCGGCGACGCTCGCGCGCTACGCGGCGGAGGGCGCAGACGTCACCGTCGTCTCCTGCACCGGTGGCGAGAGCGGCAGCGTGCTCAACGAGCGCTTCGAGCTCGGACACCGAGCCGCTCGCGACATGACGGGAGTGCGCAGGCTCGAGATGGCCGCGGCGCAGGCCGCGCTCGGCATCGGGCACGCGTGGCTCGGCTACGTCGACTCGGGCATGCCGGACGAGGGCGAGCCGCTGCGCGCACTCTCCTTCGCCACCATCCCGCTCGAGATCTCCGGCCGCCCGCTCGTGCGGCTCATCCGCCGCCTCATGCCCCAGGTGGTCGTCACGTATGACCAGACCGGCGGCTATCCGCATCCCGACCACATCCGCTGCCACGAGGTGACGATGTGGGCCGTCGAGCACGCCGCAGCAGGACTGCCCGAGCTCGGTGAGCCGTGGGAGGTGCAGAAGCTCTACTTCGACCGCAGCATGAGCGGCGCGCGGCTGCATGCGCTGCTGACGGCGCTGGAGGCCACCAGCCCAGACGACGACCGGCTGCCGTTCATGCGTGAATGGGCGGAACGACTGGGGACGCGCGGCGACACCATGACGACGCGCATCGACGTCGGCGCGCACCTGGATGCGCGCGATGTCGCCCTGCGGGCGCACGCGAGCCAGGTCGACCCGGAGTCGCGCTTCTTCTTCTGGCCGAACGAGCTGCTGCGGCAGGTGTGGCCGACCGACGACTACGAGCTGGTGCGATCGCGTGTGCAGGGCGAGCCGCAGGAGGACGACCTGTTCGCGGGCGTCGAGGAGGACTGA
- a CDS encoding PAS domain-containing sensor histidine kinase, which produces MTSLTSIAERYGVLNDHDVHWLHRLVADFQLLADLAIGDIVLWLATGDDDGYIAVQHARPAGAATLFYRDIVGQPVRNAWREQVGRAFEEGVTLDADSPEWGVESDAKVRAIPVRRREVEPSTALVRQPIAVITRHANHADTRSAGRLERTFKECADELFRMIADGDFPDQAAPSVPRRGAARASDGLIRLDHAGTVTFASPNALSAFTRLGFRGELEGESLAEVTTDLIDESHEVDEALPLVVTGRAPWRTDIETRLVTLTLRAVPLRQRSSRLGAFVLVRDVTDLRAQEQTLITKDATIREIHHRVKNNLQTVAALLRIQSRRSKSEESRTALQNAERRVSSIAVVHDTLSEGLSQSVDFDQVFDRSMKLTSELASIHGAKVRTERQGSFGVLPSGYATPLALALTELVTNAVEHGLAGRQDGLVRITAARDDAWLTVRVCDNGSGLPPGRVGSGLGTQIVKTLVTGELSGSIDWGARAVEGTEVTVKVPLSYIREDDEIV; this is translated from the coding sequence GTGACGAGCCTGACGTCGATCGCCGAGCGCTACGGCGTGCTGAATGACCACGATGTGCACTGGCTCCATCGGCTGGTCGCCGACTTCCAGCTGCTCGCCGACCTCGCCATCGGCGACATCGTGCTGTGGCTCGCGACCGGCGACGACGATGGCTACATCGCCGTGCAGCACGCACGACCAGCAGGCGCTGCGACGCTCTTCTACCGCGACATCGTGGGCCAGCCGGTGCGGAACGCCTGGCGCGAGCAGGTCGGCCGCGCCTTCGAAGAGGGCGTCACGCTCGATGCCGACTCGCCCGAGTGGGGCGTCGAGTCCGACGCCAAGGTGCGCGCCATCCCGGTGCGGCGCCGAGAGGTCGAGCCCTCGACCGCGCTCGTGCGGCAGCCCATCGCCGTCATCACGCGGCACGCGAACCACGCAGACACGCGCAGCGCTGGTCGCCTGGAGCGCACCTTCAAGGAGTGCGCCGACGAGCTGTTCCGGATGATCGCCGACGGCGACTTCCCCGACCAGGCGGCTCCGTCCGTTCCCCGCCGGGGCGCGGCCCGCGCATCCGACGGCCTCATCAGGCTCGACCATGCGGGCACGGTCACCTTCGCGAGTCCCAACGCGCTCTCGGCCTTCACCCGCCTCGGCTTCCGCGGCGAGCTCGAGGGCGAGTCGCTCGCCGAGGTCACGACCGACCTCATCGACGAGTCGCACGAGGTCGACGAAGCCCTGCCGCTGGTCGTCACAGGCAGGGCGCCGTGGCGCACCGACATCGAGACGCGACTGGTCACGCTCACGCTGCGAGCCGTGCCGCTGCGGCAGCGCTCGTCACGGCTCGGCGCCTTCGTGCTCGTGCGCGACGTCACCGACCTGCGCGCGCAGGAGCAGACGCTCATCACCAAGGACGCGACGATCCGCGAGATCCACCACCGCGTGAAGAACAACCTGCAGACCGTCGCTGCACTGCTGCGCATCCAGTCCCGACGCTCCAAGAGCGAGGAGTCGCGCACCGCCCTGCAGAACGCCGAGCGCCGCGTCTCGTCGATCGCCGTCGTCCACGACACCCTCTCGGAGGGGCTGAGCCAGTCGGTCGACTTCGATCAGGTCTTCGACCGCTCGATGAAGCTCACGAGCGAGCTCGCCTCGATCCACGGCGCGAAGGTGCGCACCGAGCGCCAGGGCTCGTTCGGGGTGCTGCCGAGCGGCTACGCGACCCCGCTCGCGCTCGCGCTCACGGAGCTCGTGACGAACGCGGTCGAGCACGGACTCGCGGGCCGCCAGGACGGTCTCGTGCGCATCACTGCCGCGCGCGACGACGCCTGGCTGACGGTGCGCGTGTGCGACAACGGCTCGGGGCTCCCGCCCGGCCGTGTCGGCTCGGGGCTCGGCACGCAGATCGTCAAGACCCTGGTGACGGGCGAGCTCTCAGGCTCGATCGACTGGGGAGCTCGTGCCGTCGAGGGCACCGAGGTCACCGTGAAGGTGCCGCTGTCGTACATCCGCGAGGACGACGAGATCGTCTGA
- a CDS encoding DUF4307 domain-containing protein gives MTDLEARYGRTRSRTRREKILGIAVGVAILLAATMWVWWVGTDPASTQLQTRTIGHEIVDDASVEVIFEVSVDAGTPVECAVEALNQAYGIVGWVQLELPPAEAFTSTHVVDVRTSELATTGLVSECWVP, from the coding sequence ATGACCGATCTCGAAGCGCGCTACGGCCGCACGCGGTCGCGCACCCGGCGCGAGAAGATCCTCGGCATCGCGGTGGGCGTTGCCATCCTGCTCGCCGCGACGATGTGGGTCTGGTGGGTGGGCACCGATCCTGCGTCCACCCAGCTGCAGACGCGCACGATCGGCCACGAGATCGTCGACGACGCATCGGTCGAGGTGATCTTCGAGGTGTCGGTGGATGCCGGCACACCGGTGGAGTGCGCGGTCGAGGCGCTCAACCAGGCCTACGGCATCGTCGGATGGGTGCAGCTCGAGCTGCCGCCCGCAGAAGCCTTCACGAGCACGCATGTCGTGGACGTGCGCACGAGCGAGCTGGCGACCACAGGATTGGTCTCGGAGTGCTGGGTGCCATAG
- a CDS encoding WhiB family transcriptional regulator → MDWRDDAACLTVDPELFFPVGNTGPALEQIEKAKAVCATCPVTEMCLQYALETNQDSGVWGGLSEDERRALKRRAARARRAG, encoded by the coding sequence ATGGATTGGCGTGATGACGCTGCCTGCCTCACGGTAGACCCCGAGCTGTTCTTCCCGGTCGGCAACACCGGGCCGGCGCTCGAGCAGATCGAGAAGGCGAAGGCCGTGTGCGCGACCTGCCCGGTCACCGAGATGTGCCTCCAGTACGCACTCGAGACGAACCAGGACTCGGGTGTCTGGGGAGGCTTGTCGGAGGACGAGCGCCGAGCGCTCAAGCGCCGCGCAGCGCGCGCCCGCCGCGCCGGCTGA
- the greA gene encoding transcription elongation factor GreA, protein MNGTTETWLTQEAHDRLQGELEHLQGPVRTEIAKRIEEARDEGDLKENGGYHAAKDDQAQIEARITQITQLLRNATVGEAPQASGVVEPGTVVTATIAGDKATFLVGNREIAEDGDELDVYSEASPLGSAIMGLKIGAKASYEAPSGATIEVVITDVQTYRG, encoded by the coding sequence ATGAACGGCACCACGGAGACCTGGCTGACCCAGGAGGCGCACGATCGCCTGCAGGGCGAGCTGGAGCACCTGCAGGGGCCCGTCCGCACCGAGATCGCCAAGCGCATCGAGGAAGCCCGCGACGAGGGCGACCTCAAGGAGAACGGCGGCTACCACGCAGCCAAGGACGACCAGGCTCAGATCGAGGCCCGCATCACGCAGATCACGCAGCTGCTGCGCAACGCCACCGTCGGCGAGGCGCCCCAGGCCAGCGGCGTGGTCGAGCCCGGCACGGTCGTCACCGCGACGATCGCCGGCGACAAGGCCACCTTCCTCGTGGGCAACCGCGAGATCGCCGAGGACGGCGACGAGCTCGACGTCTACAGCGAGGCGAGCCCGCTCGGCAGCGCCATCATGGGGCTGAAGATCGGCGCGAAGGCCTCGTACGAAGCCCCGTCCGGTGCGACCATCGAGGTCGTCATCACCGACGTCCAGACCTACCGGGGCTGA
- the ilvA gene encoding threonine ammonia-lyase produces MSASALPGPTLADFEAARERLVGIAQETPMELSRYLSGMLGAEVHLKCENLQRTGAYKIRGAYNMLAKLSPEQRARGVVAASAGNHAQGVAFAATELGVRSTIFMPVGVALPKLQATRDYGAAVELRGLEFQTALAAAIEHVERTGATFVPPFDHADIIEGQGTLGLEILDQVPDATTVVVPIGGGGLAAGVASAIRQRAARDGRTVRIIGVQAERAASYVTSLEAGEPTTIVTQSTIADGIAVARPGTLPFSIIRETVDEIVTVSEDDIARALIVLLERAKLVVEPAGAVTTAAIMTGLVASDGPTVAIVSGGNIDPLFMERVIGRGLAASQRYLKVRMALPDRPGQLAIIAQIVSDEQANVVEVLHSQHDAWTSIADVSIDISVTTRGPEHAERVLEALRRAGYEPVVL; encoded by the coding sequence ATGAGCGCATCCGCACTGCCAGGGCCGACGCTGGCCGACTTCGAGGCCGCCCGCGAGCGGCTCGTGGGCATCGCGCAGGAGACCCCGATGGAGCTCTCGCGCTACCTGAGCGGCATGCTCGGCGCCGAGGTGCACCTCAAGTGCGAGAACCTGCAGCGCACCGGGGCCTACAAGATCCGCGGCGCCTACAACATGCTCGCGAAGCTCTCGCCAGAGCAGCGCGCTCGCGGCGTCGTGGCGGCCTCCGCAGGCAACCACGCGCAGGGCGTCGCCTTCGCGGCCACCGAGCTCGGCGTGCGATCCACCATCTTCATGCCGGTCGGCGTCGCGCTGCCGAAGCTGCAGGCCACGCGCGACTACGGCGCTGCCGTCGAGCTGCGCGGCCTCGAGTTCCAGACCGCGCTGGCCGCAGCGATCGAGCACGTCGAGCGCACCGGCGCCACCTTCGTGCCGCCGTTCGACCACGCCGACATCATCGAGGGCCAGGGCACGCTCGGTCTCGAGATCCTCGACCAGGTCCCGGATGCGACCACGGTCGTCGTGCCCATCGGTGGCGGCGGGCTGGCGGCCGGGGTGGCCTCCGCCATCCGGCAGCGCGCAGCGCGCGACGGCCGCACGGTGCGGATCATCGGTGTGCAGGCAGAGCGGGCAGCCTCCTACGTCACGTCGCTGGAGGCGGGGGAGCCCACCACCATCGTGACGCAGTCGACGATCGCCGACGGCATCGCGGTCGCCCGCCCCGGCACCCTGCCGTTCTCGATCATCCGCGAGACCGTCGATGAGATCGTGACGGTGTCCGAGGATGACATCGCGCGCGCGCTCATCGTGCTGCTCGAGCGCGCCAAGCTCGTCGTCGAACCGGCCGGGGCGGTCACGACCGCCGCCATCATGACGGGACTGGTCGCATCCGACGGCCCGACGGTCGCGATCGTCTCCGGCGGCAACATCGACCCGCTGTTCATGGAGCGCGTGATCGGCAGGGGCCTCGCGGCCTCGCAGCGCTACCTCAAGGTGCGCATGGCGCTGCCGGATCGCCCCGGGCAGCTCGCGATCATCGCGCAGATCGTCTCCGACGAGCAGGCGAACGTGGTCGAGGTGCTGCACTCGCAGCACGACGCCTGGACCTCCATCGCCGACGTCTCGATCGACATCTCGGTCACGACGCGCGGGCCCGAGCACGCCGAGCGTGTGCTCGAGGCGCTGCGCCGGGCCGGATACGAGCCGGTCGTGCTCTAG
- a CDS encoding pyridoxal phosphate-dependent aminotransferase has protein sequence MALKSLDQSSKLKHVLYEIRGPVAAEAARLEAEGHRILKLNIGNPAPFGFETPDTIVQDMIANLPLAEGYSDSKGILSARRAVVTRYEGVEGFPQLTVDDVFLGNGVSELITMTMQALLDSGDEVLIPAPDYPLWTAMTSLGGGTPIHYLTDEANGWAPDLEDLESKITSRTKAIVVINPNNPTGAVYTRESLEGIVALARKHSLLILADEIYDRILYDDAEHISIATLAPDLLTLTYNGLSKTYRAAGFRAAWLAITGPKDHAAGFLEGLTLLASTRLCPNVPAQYGIQVALGGHQSIEELILPGGRLLEQRDAAVQGLRRIPGVSVVNPKGALYAFPRLDPEVHEIRDDRQFALDLLRQQKILVTHGTGFNWPSPDHFRIVTLPWKRDLEDAVERIGNFLASYRQ, from the coding sequence ATGGCGCTCAAGTCCCTGGATCAGTCCTCGAAGCTCAAGCACGTCCTCTACGAGATCCGCGGTCCGGTCGCCGCCGAGGCCGCGCGGCTCGAGGCCGAGGGACACCGGATCCTGAAGCTCAACATCGGCAACCCGGCGCCGTTCGGCTTCGAGACGCCCGACACCATCGTGCAGGACATGATCGCGAACCTGCCGCTCGCCGAGGGCTACTCCGACTCGAAGGGCATCCTCTCGGCTCGTCGCGCCGTCGTGACGCGCTACGAGGGCGTCGAGGGCTTCCCGCAGCTGACCGTCGACGACGTCTTCCTCGGCAACGGCGTCTCCGAGCTCATCACCATGACGATGCAGGCGCTGCTCGACTCGGGCGACGAGGTGCTCATCCCGGCGCCCGACTACCCCCTCTGGACCGCCATGACCTCGCTCGGCGGCGGCACCCCCATCCACTACCTGACGGATGAGGCGAACGGCTGGGCGCCGGACCTCGAGGATCTCGAGTCGAAGATCACCTCGCGCACGAAGGCGATCGTCGTCATCAACCCCAACAACCCGACCGGTGCCGTCTACACGCGCGAGTCCCTCGAGGGCATCGTCGCGCTCGCACGCAAGCACTCGCTGTTGATCCTCGCCGACGAGATCTATGACCGCATCCTCTACGACGACGCCGAGCACATCTCGATCGCGACGCTCGCGCCCGACCTGCTGACCTTGACCTACAACGGGCTCTCGAAGACCTACCGCGCCGCCGGCTTCCGCGCCGCGTGGCTCGCGATCACCGGGCCGAAGGATCACGCGGCGGGCTTCCTCGAGGGGCTGACGCTGCTCGCCTCGACGCGGCTGTGCCCGAACGTGCCCGCGCAGTACGGCATCCAGGTGGCGCTCGGCGGCCACCAGTCGATCGAGGAGCTCATCCTGCCGGGCGGGCGGCTGCTCGAGCAGCGCGACGCCGCGGTGCAGGGGCTGCGGCGCATCCCGGGCGTGAGCGTCGTGAACCCGAAGGGCGCGCTCTACGCGTTCCCGCGGCTCGATCCCGAGGTGCACGAGATCCGCGACGACCGGCAGTTCGCGCTCGACCTGCTGCGGCAGCAGAAGATCCTCGTCACCCACGGCACCGGCTTCAACTGGCCCTCGCCCGACCACTTCCGCATCGTGACGCTGCCCTGGAAGCGTGACCTGGAGGACGCGGTCGAGCGGATCGGCAACTTCCTGGCGTCGTACCGGCAGTAG
- a CDS encoding helix-turn-helix domain-containing protein, which yields MSMEPRRFLAVADVADVLGTTPNAIVELLEAGELRGVRVRGAWRVADDEVQAWIDRELEVERRRGLWRQAQSASIADLFGDR from the coding sequence ATGTCGATGGAACCCCGACGCTTCCTCGCGGTCGCCGATGTCGCCGACGTGCTCGGCACGACGCCGAACGCCATCGTCGAGCTGCTCGAGGCCGGCGAGCTGCGCGGCGTGCGCGTGCGCGGCGCGTGGCGGGTCGCAGACGACGAGGTGCAGGCCTGGATCGATCGCGAGCTCGAGGTGGAGCGCCGCCGCGGGCTGTGGCGGCAGGCGCAGTCGGCAAGCATCGCCGACCTGTTCGGCGACCGCTGA
- a CDS encoding Rv3235 family protein, giving the protein MRETRRRMTAVDAEEFFDFQPCSSAGLPDPDPLIENLATGVIEILLGVREVQQIARWVTESTYELLTQRALTAKRARALQLQRTVPGFEISSVRTCHTADGVVEGAVVVRSAGRTRAVAIRLEGLDGRWRATAIGVL; this is encoded by the coding sequence GTGCGCGAGACGAGACGACGGATGACGGCGGTCGACGCCGAGGAGTTCTTCGACTTCCAGCCCTGCTCGTCAGCGGGCCTGCCCGACCCGGATCCCTTGATCGAGAATCTCGCCACCGGGGTCATCGAGATCCTGCTGGGCGTGCGCGAGGTGCAGCAGATCGCGCGCTGGGTGACCGAGTCGACCTATGAGCTGCTGACGCAGCGGGCGCTGACGGCCAAGCGGGCCAGAGCGCTGCAGCTGCAGCGCACGGTGCCGGGGTTCGAGATCAGCAGCGTGCGCACCTGCCATACCGCCGACGGTGTGGTCGAGGGCGCGGTGGTCGTGCGCTCCGCAGGTCGCACGCGCGCCGTGGCGATCCGGCTCGAAGGGCTCGACGGGCGTTGGCGGGCGACCGCCATCGGGGTGCTCTAG